A region from the Triticum aestivum cultivar Chinese Spring chromosome 3D, IWGSC CS RefSeq v2.1, whole genome shotgun sequence genome encodes:
- the LOC123080074 gene encoding RAN GTPase-activating protein 2: MASAAQDFQPRTFSIKLWPPSESTRLMLVERMTKNLSSESIFSRKYGLLGKEEAHKNAKRIEEMCFASADEHFKKEPDGDGSSAVQLYAKETSKLMLEVLKKGPVTTAEPEAPVIDTPIEPADTVFDISGGKRAFIEADEAKELLSPLTEPGNSYSRICLSNRSFGIGAANVAGPILESIKSQLKEVDISDFVAGRPEDEALDVMRIFSKALAGSVLRYLNISDNALGEKGVRAFTELLKSQGDLEELYVMNDGISGEAAKALSELIPSTEKLKVLHFHNNMTGDEGAMFIAEMVKRSPNLESFRCSATRIGSDGGVALAEALGTCTRLKKLDIRDNLFGVEAGVALSETLPKLGDLVELYLSDLNLENEGTIAIVNVLKESAPQLEILEMAGNEITAEAAKPLAECLTAMQSLKKLTLAENELKDAGAAAVAKSLQEGHPDLKELDVSTNLFQRSGARCFAQAVANKPGFVLLNMNANYIPDEGIDEVRKILKAGENSADVLGPLDENEPEGNPDDEDEEEDDDDEAKYGDDNGKDAGLGSKLQDLKVEAEED, from the coding sequence ATGGCTTCAGCGGCGCAAGATTTCCAGCCCCGGACATTCTCCATCAAACTGTGGCCACCTAGTGAAAGCACTCGTCTGATGCTTGTAGAGAGGATGACCAAGAACCTGTCCTCCGAGTCAATCTTTTCCCGCAAGTATGGCCTTTTGGGCAAAGAAGAGGCCCATAAGAATGCCAAAAGGATTGAAGAGATGTGCTTTGCTTCTGCAGATGAGCATTTCAAAAAGGAGCCTGATGGTGATGGGAGTTCTGCTGTCCAGCTATATGCAAAAGAAACAAGCAAGCTGATGCTGGAAGTCCTGAAAAAAGGTCCAGTGACGACTGCAGAACCAGAAGCGCCTGTTATTGATACACCTATTGAGCCTGCTGATACTGTGTTTGATATATCTGGTGGCAAGCGTGCTTTCATTGAGGCGGACGAAGCAAAGGAACTCCTGAGTCCACTAACAGAACCAGGAAACTCATATAGCAGGATTTGCTTGAGCAACAGGAGCTTTGGTATTGGTGCTGCCAATGTTGCTGGGCCAATTCTTGAATCAATAAAATCTCAGCTCAAGGAGGTAGATATCTCAGATTTTGTCGCCGGAAGACCTGAGGATGAAGCCCTTGATGTGATGCGGATATTCTCCAAAGCTTTAGCAGGGTCTGTACTGAGATACCTGAACATCTCTGACAATGCTTTGGGCGAGAAGGGTGTGAGGGCATTCACAGAGCTGCTAAAATCACAGGGCGACCTGGAAGAACTATATGTGATGAACGATGGTATATCAGGGGAAGCTGCTAAGGCTCTGTCTGAGCTTATTCCTTCAACTGAGAAGCTTAAGGTTCTCCACTTCCACAACAATATGACTGGTGATGAAGGTGCTATGTTCATTGCTGAGATGGTCAAGCGTTCTCCAAATCTCGAGAGTTTTAGGTGCTCAGCAACCAGGATAGGATCTGACGGTGGAGTGGCATTGGCCGAGGCCCTGGGGACATGCACTCGTCTGAAGAAGCTTGATATCAGGGACAACTTGTTTGGCGTCGAGGCAGGGGTGGCTCTCAGCGAAACCCTTCCAAAGCTTGGAGATCTTGTTGAGCTGTACCTCAGCGACCTCAATCTCGAGAACGAGGGCACCATAGCAATCGTGAATGTCCTCAAAGAGTCTGCACCTCAGCTGGAGATCCTTGAGATGGCAGGAAATGAGATTACCGCCGAGGCGGCCAAACCTTTGGCGGAATGCTTGACCGCAATGCAGTCGCTCAAGAAGCTGACCTTGGCTGAGAATGAGCTGaaggatgccggggcggcggcggtcgcgAAGTCTCTGCAAGAGGGCCACCCAGATCTGAAGGAGCTTGACGTGAGCACCAACCTGTTTCAGAGGTCTGGAGCCCGCTGCTTTGCTCAGGCGGTCGCAAACAAGCCAGGCTTTGTGCTGCTGAACATGAACGCGAACTACATCCCAGACGAAGGGATTGATGAGGTGAGGAAGATCCTGAAGGCAGGCGAGAATTCGGCGGACGTGCTTGGCCCGCTGGACGAGAACGAGCCCGAGGGGAACCCTgatgacgaggacgaagaggaggatgatgatgatgaggcaaagtATGGGGACGATAATGGGAAGGATGCTGGTCTCGGCTCGAAGCTGCAGGACCTGAAGGTGGAGGCGGAGGAGGACTAG
- the LOC123080075 gene encoding putative metallophosphoesterase At3g03305, translating into MGPHGNRLLPILLALVAAAGPAPSSVAGDDRAVAEVSGAPEGVVWAAQLSDLHFSVHHPERAYDFRRYVGPALAMVNPDLVFITGDLTEGKSKDLLTMKQNEVEWMEYSSTMKDVIESSKLPRKKFYDLRGNHDSFGVPMSGGDYDFYEKYSINANLRRQGRVQSITLENDGRKHLFVGFDSTMEIGLRGPTNLFGHPTDKQLIELDQSLSQWDTDFNKAPVTKITVGHFPMSFSALTESGKSIKDVFLKHSLAAYLCGHLHTRFGKNLKRYYHRATQEPSLYEHYYQSNMHQGYAIPSAEENCSEAAAPVEEFWEWEIGDWKRSRSMRILAIDDGFVSFTDIDFRLGSKSVIILPTFPLDSRFMQRTSAPRDFKCHTMGASTFDTVRALVFSRHEIVTVSAKIYDSRPGNLEVVFDSEMKRVSANDSRGDMYLIPWNWRAFADPSPDRYWLQIEAMDITGDISVSQLRPFSVNGLFAEVNWTWKEFFVMGIQWASVYHPALQCVLALIFALLLVPRASVVLLKDQQSVYTYLCADGSQYTSLKYLLGGFIWLFVELSRMILVWSLLLVYIIYLLVFPWFSGHPVTEDSSLASMTFRGWALKNGMKTFHAGTPDVMVIVLPHLCFVVLPTIVILAAMAAERTTFREHYLSQSGKKKDDHHQKSRREVGHDSLWSGRWIRKILIAFCLVVLWKHWKLCRALMKAFAMDPLLHSPVLFYFIPALMAFAVYRTSSI; encoded by the exons ATGGGTCCGCACGGGAACCGGCTGCTCCCCATTCTCCTGGCCCTCGTCGCCGCGGCGGGGCCCGCGCCGTCGTCCGTCGCCGGTGACGACAGGGCGGTGGCAGAGGTCTCCGGCGCGCCGGAGGGGGTCGTGTGGGCGGCCCAGCTCTCGGATCTCCACTTCAGCGTGCACCACCCGGAGCGCGCCTACGACTTCAGGCGATACGTCGGCCCGGCGCTCGCCATGGTCAACCCCGACCTCGTCTTCATCACCGGTGACCTCACCG AGGGGAAAAGCAAAGATCTGCTTACAATGAAGCAAAATGAGGTGGAGTGGATGGAATATAGTAGTACGATGAAGGATGTCATTGAGAGTAGCAAGCTTCcaagaaaaaaattctatgatctgaGAGGAAACCATGATAGCTTTGGTGTACCTATGTCTGGTGGGGACTATGACTTCTACGAGAAATATAGCATCAATGCTAACCTGAGACGACAGGGGCGCGTGCAAAGCATCACTTTGGAG AATGATGGCCGGAAGCATCTGTTTGTTGGCTTCGATAGCACAATGGAGATCGGACTTAGGGGCCCAACCAATTTATTTGGGCATCCTACTGACAAGCAGCTTATAGAACTGGACCAATCACTGTCGCAGTGGGACACTGACTTCAACAAGGCTCCAGTGACAAAAATTACAGTTGGGCACTTCCCGATGTCTTTCTCAGCATTGACAGAATCAGGAAAAAGTATCAAGGATGTCTTTCTAAAGCACTCATTAGCAGCATACTTGTGTGGACATCTTCACACAAGGTTCGGCAAGAATTTAAAGCGTTACTATCATCGAGCAACTCAGGAACCATCACTGTATGAACACTACTACCAGTCTAACATGCACCAAGGATATGCAATCCCGAGTGCTGAAGAGAACTGTTCTGAAGCAGCAGCACCTGTTGAGGAGTTCTGGGAGTGGGAGATTGGCGATTGGAAAAGGAGTAGAAGTATGAGGATATTAGCAATTGATGATGGATTTGTCTCCTTTACTGACATAGATTTCAGGTTAGGCTCAAAAAGTGTAATTATACTACCTACCTTCCCTCTGGACTCGAGATTTATGCAGAGAACATCTGCTCCTCGTGATTTCAAATGTCACACCATGGGAGCTTCAACTTTTGATACGGTGAGGGCGCTTGTATTCTCTCGACACGAGATAGTGACTGTCTCAGCAAAGATATATGACTCAAGGCCAGGAAACCTTGAAGTGGTATTCGACAGCGAAATGAAAAGAGTGAGTGCCAATGATTCTAGAGGAGATATGTATTTAATTCCGTGGAACTGGAGAGCATTTGCAGATCCTTCTCCAGATCGGTATTGGCTGCAAATCGAAGCGATGGATATAACAGGTGACATTAGTGTCAGCCAGTTGAGGCCATTCTCTGTGAATGGGTTGTTTGCAGAAGTTAACTGGACATGGAAGGAATTTTTCGTGATGGGCATCCAGTGGGCGTCGGTATATCATCCCGCACTGCAGTGCGTTCTTGCTCTGATTTTCGCACTGCTTCTTGTGCCACGAGCTTCAGTAGTGCTACTTAAGGATCAACAATCTGTGTACACATATCTGTGTGCGGACGGTAGTCAGTATACATCACTGAAGTACCTACTTGGTGGTTTTATCTGGCTTTTTGTTGAGCTGTCCAGGATGATTCTTGTGTGGTCTTTGCTGTTGGTGTATATAATCTATCTGTTGGTCTTCCCTTGGTTTTCTGGTCACCCTGTAACCGAGGACAGCAGCCTCGCATCCATGACATTCAGAGGTTGGGCTCTTAAAAATGGTATGAAAACTTTCCATGCCGGCACTCCAGACGTCATGGTCATCGTTCTACCTCACCTGTGTTTCGTGGTATTACCGACAATTGTGATTCTCGCCGCGATGGCTGCTGAGAGAACGACATTCCGAGAGCACTACCTCTCGCAGTCAGGAAAGAAGAAAGATGATCACCACCAAAAGAGCAGGAGAGAGGTAGGGCATGATAGCTTGTGGAGCGGTCGCTGGATAAGGAAAATCCTCATCGCTTTCTGCCTGGTGGTTCTGTGGAAACACTGGAAG CTGTGCAGAGCTCTTATGAAGGCCTTTGCCATGGACCCTCTGCTCCATTCTCCGGTGCTCTTCTACTTCATACCGGCGCTCATGGCGTTTGCTGTCTACAGAACCTCGTCCATTTAG